The following DNA comes from Candidatus Aegiribacteria sp..
GCTGCAGAGGTTAATATATTTCATTGTTACCCCCTGATATAACCCCGGACTGTCTGAAAAGATTCCATATAATCCCTCATGAGTTATTGTTTGCTGCATATTGAAGAAGGTAGAGATTGTAGTAAATACCTCTTCGGGCAAGGAGTTCCTGATGATTGCCCCTTTCAAGGATTCTTCCATCATCTATGACCAGTATCTGATCCGCTTTCTGAATAGTACTTAGCCTGTGGGCAACGACAATACTGGTGCGATTCTTCATAAGCACCTCTATTGCGTTCTGAATCAGCTGTTCTGTTGCGGGATCAACGTTACTTGTAGCTTCATCGAGAACGAGGATCCTTGGGTTGTGGGCAAGTGCCCTTGCGAAACAGATCAGCTGTTTCTGTCCGGTTGAAAGGGTAGCGCCCCTTTCCGCCATAACCGCATTAAAACCCTCTGGCAGTTTATCTATGAATGGTGTTGCCTGGACCATGTCCGCGGCTTCGCGAACCTCTTCTCCCGTAAGGTCCTGACCCAAACGTATGTTGTCCTCGATACTCCTGCTGAAGATAAAAGCGTCCTGCAAGACGATGGAAATGCTTTTTCTCAATGTCTCGACGGGCAGATCCCGGATATCGATACCATCCAGTAGTATTCTACCGGAATCAACATCGTAGAATCTGCAGAGAAGGCTGATTATGGAGGTCTTCCCTGCTCCTGTGGGTCCCACAAGCGCAACACTCTTCCCGGCTTCAACTTTGAAACTGACATTACGGAGAATCTTTTTGTCCTTCTCGTAAGAGAAGGTAACATTATCAAATTCAATTGCACCGTTTAGAAGTGTTTCTCTGGCAGAGGGCTTATCGACTATCTCAGGATCTGTATCCAGAATTGTGAATATTCTCTCTCCCGCGGCCATAGCGCTCTGCATTATGTTGTATTTCTGGCTTATGTCAGCAAGCGGCTGAAACATCTGCCTTACGTAGCTTATGAAAGCTACCAGAGCACCTATGGTAAGAGCACCGCTGAGAACGTTGCCTCCACCGTAAATTAGTACAAGAGCAATACCTACTGATGCTGTTATTTCTATCAGAGGCCTGAAGATACCGAAAATAACAAGCTGCTTCATGTTAGCCTTGAAATAATTTTTATTGGTTTTCTGATATTCCTCCCGACGCCTTTTTTCCTGACGGAAAACCTGTACGATCTTTATTCCGCTGAGATCTTCTGACAGCCTTGAATTAAGTCCGGCCAGGTATTTCCTTACGGCTCTGTAGGCACCTCTTGCCTTAACTCGGAAAACCACAGTAACAATTATGAAAACCGGTGTAACGGCAAGAGAGACCATGGCAAGTTTCCAGTTCAGTACAAAGAGGATTATGCCTGTACCGACAATTAGAATAACATCCTTTACAAGGTTAACAAGAACAGCGGTGAACATTTCGTTAAGGGCTTCGATGTCGTTGGTGACCCTGGTAACAAGCCTTCCTATCGGATTCTGCGAATAGAATTTGAGTGACAGCTGCTGAATATGCCTGAAAAGCTCCGTTCTGACATCGTACATGGATCTCTGCCCGGCAATAACCAGGGTCATTACATGGCCGTATCCTGCTACCAGGCTTACTGCGATAAGTATTCCCAGAAACCATGCGAGCCTGCTTATACCCGCGATATCGCCACCTCTTACATCGATTATCACTGAAAGAGGTACACTGGAAAGTTCTCTCTCTGGCACAAGCCAGTGCCCGTCTATTACTTCACCTGTCTTATCGTTGTAATCGTCTCCAGGAAATAGGTAGTACGTCTCCTTTGAAAGAGTGCCCTTACTATCCATTTCAACCCGCTCTTCAGGGTCCATTCCGTCAAGCGCCGCTTTTCTGACCAGAATCAGTGTGTCTGCGGAAACAAGAATAAAGTCAGTTGTATCCTGTGATAATTCGACAAATTCGGTACAGACTGCTTCGGGAGCCGAATAAATCTGGTAGAGCTTTGCCAGGTACTTATCAATACCCTGTTTTGTAATGTAGGGAATGAGTAGTTCAACGCAGGCAGTGACTATCATGAAGAACATTGCAAGGAAAATCAGCCGTCTATGGGGTCTTACATAGTGGAGCAGTCTTCTGATTAGCGCGCGATCGTAAAGTTTCCCTCCAGCCGTATCTTCAACGAATGGACTGCCATGCATCAATCTTCACCCCCTTCGAACCTTTCTTCCTTCTTCGCCTCTTCCTCAAGCTGCTGCATTCTATAAAGTTCAGCATAGAAACCATCATGTTTCAGAAGTTCATTGTGGGTTCCATGCTCCACTATTCCGCCGTCATCAATTACGATGATATTGTCAGCATTCTGAATGGTGCTTATCCTGTGCGCGATGATAATACTGGTAAGATCACTGATATCCTTTTTAAGCCGCGAGAGGATGGCGGCTTCAGTCTCGGTGTCAACGCTGGAAAGGGCATCATCAAGAACGAGTATCCTGGGTTTGACAGCCAGTGCCCGTGCAATCGCCACCCTCTGCTTCTGACCCCCCGAAAGAGTAACTCCTCTCTCTCCCACCATCGTATCGTAACCTTCGGTGAAATCCTGAATCTCAGTGTCTATATCAACAACTGAGGATAACTCTTCTATCCCACCGCGAGAGATATCACTGTTCCCGAAGGCGATGTTATCAGCTACGGACATGGCGAAAAGGAAAGTCTCCTGAGGAACGTAACCGAACATTCCCCTT
Coding sequences within:
- a CDS encoding ABC transporter ATP-binding protein/permease, with the protein product MHGSPFVEDTAGGKLYDRALIRRLLHYVRPHRRLIFLAMFFMIVTACVELLIPYITKQGIDKYLAKLYQIYSAPEAVCTEFVELSQDTTDFILVSADTLILVRKAALDGMDPEERVEMDSKGTLSKETYYLFPGDDYNDKTGEVIDGHWLVPERELSSVPLSVIIDVRGGDIAGISRLAWFLGILIAVSLVAGYGHVMTLVIAGQRSMYDVRTELFRHIQQLSLKFYSQNPIGRLVTRVTNDIEALNEMFTAVLVNLVKDVILIVGTGIILFVLNWKLAMVSLAVTPVFIIVTVVFRVKARGAYRAVRKYLAGLNSRLSEDLSGIKIVQVFRQEKRRREEYQKTNKNYFKANMKQLVIFGIFRPLIEITASVGIALVLIYGGGNVLSGALTIGALVAFISYVRQMFQPLADISQKYNIMQSAMAAGERIFTILDTDPEIVDKPSARETLLNGAIEFDNVTFSYEKDKKILRNVSFKVEAGKSVALVGPTGAGKTSIISLLCRFYDVDSGRILLDGIDIRDLPVETLRKSISIVLQDAFIFSRSIEDNIRLGQDLTGEEVREAADMVQATPFIDKLPEGFNAVMAERGATLSTGQKQLICFARALAHNPRILVLDEATSNVDPATEQLIQNAIEVLMKNRTSIVVAHRLSTIQKADQILVIDDGRILERGNHQELLARRGIYYNLYLLQYAANNNS